The genomic DNA CAGGAGTCAGAATAGGAAACAATGTTGTAATCGGTGCGGGAGCCGTTGTAACAAGAGACATACCAGATGATTCATTAGCAGTCGGTGTTCCTGCAAGAGTTATAAAAGAACTTGAAAACGACATATAAATAGTATTAAGTTAATAACAAAATATATACTATTTAAGTCGTGTTAATTATGGATACGGTTACTAAAGAAAAATTGAAATTGGCTCAAAGATTCAAAAAAAATTGATGAAGCTGAAGACATTTACAGGGAATTTTGGCAAAAAACACCTGAAAGTTTCAATCAGTTTGATAAAACTACTTTTAGTTGGATTTTATACAACAAATACATTAAAAATAATGAATACAATGAGGAGATGCTTGATGCTGCAGATTTGATTACTGAAGTCAAACAACAGGAAAATCAAACTCAAAACAGTAAATATCCATGTCCATATACCTTAGCGGTTTTGAAAGTGCTTGAATCATTAAACAAGAACAATGACTTTGAAGAGGTTATAATGTGGAGTGAAAAAATCAATCCAGATTACTTAAACACTAAGGCCAGCGACTTCAATGGAAGGAAATACTCTTCAAATAAAGAAAAATTCTATAGTCAAATCACTAAAGCTCTTTTAAAACTTGATGATATTGATGCTTGCTATGAACTATCAAAAAAAGCACTCCAATTATTTAGAATACAGTATTAGACTCAATAAAGAATGGTCTATTGAAGACCGACTAACTGAAGAAATTGAAGAAGCAGGACTTGATACCGCAAATACTGAATACTGGAAAATCAAAAAAGACCTTAAAAACTTCTGGAATAGTCTGAAATATAAAGACCAGGAACTCAAAACTGGAATAATCAGCAACATATTGCTTAATGGAAAAGTGGGATTCATTGATGGAGATGATGGAAACTCATATTTCTTTAGAAAATTTGACTTTAGAGGTAACAACTCCGAATTTAAAGAATACACAAGTGTTAGTTTTTACATTGAAAATAGGCTTGACAAATCCAAAGGTGAAATTAAACCAAATGCAGTAAATATTAATACAATATAATTAAAAATATATTATAGGTGATACTATGGGATTATTCGATAAAGTAGTAGGTCATGCAGAAGTTGGTGGAGACACCGCAATCGTAGACGAATACCTCGCTCCAGGCGAAGAAATTATTCAATCTTTCCATTTTATAAGAGATTCAGTTATCTTAACTAATTATGGAATTTATACTATAGATGTACAAGGATTAAGTGGTAAAAAGGTAGAAGTAAAATTCTTCCCTAAAAAAACAATTAAAACCATTTCTTTTGAAAGCGCAGGATCATTTGATTTAGATGTTGATATTAAAATTGGTGTAAGCAACAACCCAATAATTTTGGTTGAAGGCGGATCAATGAATGTACCAATATCATTCAAAGTTCCAAAAGCACAAGCAGAAGAAGCAAAACAAATTGTACATTTAGTAAAAGAACACTATTTATTATAAGCTATTATTTAGCTTATATTCTATTTTTTTAAATTATTATATATAATAAGAACCAAATTATAAATCATATACTTTTTTTCTCATATCACTACAACATGTAGAGATAGAATTATATTAGGGTAAGATTTTATGTCAGTGAGTTATGATAAAAAGAACAATAGTTTTTCATTTATGGAACAGAAGAATTCAATTTGAATTTCGAAGATGAACCATACAAAATAGAAACATTCGAAAATTCATTAATTAAGGAACACAAAAGTATTAAAATCGCTATTTTAATACCTCATGAAAACAATACTAATTTTATTTTCCAATATATGAGTCCGGAATTTGCTAAATACTATAATACTACATCCGAAAAGTTTATTGGAAGATCAATTAAACTGATTTATCCAACAATGAGCAAAAATATATGTTCTATTGTTAAAAATGTTTATGAAACAAAACAAAAGGATACAGTCTATTTTTATTATTATGACAATAATGAATTAAAATATGCTCTTAAATTGAATATTCAATATACAGATGCTGGTTATTTGTCTGTTTTAGCAGAAGATTATACTGCCCAAATTAAAATTACAGAATTAAGTAGTTTGAATAAATCTTCATCATATATTCAAAAAACAAAAAAGATTGCAATCGGTACAAGATTCAACAATGGAATTCACAGTTGGAGTGATGGAATCTATGAAATTCTTGAAAGAGAACCCCATTCATCAGATAAAACACATAATATAATTTTTGATATTGTAGTTCCAGAAGAAAGAGAAAAACTTGAAGAACTCAAACAATTTTTAAGAGACAATCCTAAAAAAGCATACGAAGAAATATTTTCTATATTAACAGATACAAATAAAATTAAATCCATAAAAATTGATATAAAGAAAATATTTGATGATAATAATGAACTTATAAAAACAGTTGCAATTTTATATGATGTTACTGAAGAACTTAAAACCCAAAAAAATACAGAATACTAAACGATTTAAATTCATCAATTAACTATTACTTCAACATCAGCGGTTTTGTAATTAATTATGAAAACGATTATTATACTATTTCTGACAATACCATAAAAATGCTCCATCTCACTAAGAAAAACCCAAAATTATTAATATATGATCTTAAAGTAACATGACTAGCAGTTATGTTAAAAATACGTGCTTCATTTACATCACCTTGAGCATCAATAGCAAAACCATTACCATTAATAGTAACTGTTTTATTAATTTTAATTCCATGTTGTAAATCAGAATCACGATCAGGATTGTAAACATAGTCATTATCCAAATTTATGATCCCATTTTCAGGAGCTGCATCAATTAATGCTTGCAAGTCAACATAATTATATAGTTCACCTTCGCCAAGAACAGCATCATTTTCATCCACACCTAAACTAACCTTTTCATCACTATCAACATTTGATACACTTAAAGGTTGAGATTTAGATGAAATATTTGAAGATATATTATCTGCTTTGATTTCTTGATCATCATTTAAAGTGTTGACTGCAACATCATCATTTACATCAGACAAATCATTAGAATGCCCAACATCAGCACTTAATAATGCATCATTAGTACTATTAATAACATCTACAGCATCATCTGCCGCAGAAACATTTGCAATTGAAAAAATAACCACAAATAATGCCAATAATACTAACAATTTATTATTCAAAGCCACATACCTCCTTTTTATTAAATAATTTATCAGTTTTACATATCATTTTCACCATATATAAATCATATGAAAAATTTCTAAAACAGTTAAATAAAAATATTAAAAATTTATATGAAACTGTTTAAAAATAATAAAATAATAATTAAATTATAAAGAAAAAATATCTTAAACATTAAACAAATCACTAAAATAAAAATAATTATGAAAACATAGAAAAGATAAAAAAATAATTATTGAATAAAACCACAATAAATCAATATAAAAATAATTATTTATATAATAAATATTCAAAATATTAAATTATAATCTAAATATAACAAATGTTATGTACAATAACATAATTTAAAACCAGATTAAAATTAAATAAAGGCAAATTTAAAACCAATCCCCAATTTTAAAGATATTTACATCATAAAATAAACATTGAAAAATAATATCAAAAAAATATTACAGTATAAGCAAATTCAAACACTTAAATAAAAATTAAGCCCCAAAATAAAGGAATAAAGTTCAACATGAAATTAATTAAAATGAAAAATATAGTTTACAATATAATTTTTTTCATAAATAATCAAAATAGCTTATTTTAATAAATACAATCTAAATTTAGAATAAATAAAAATTTAATAAAAAATTAAAACTATTTAAATTAATGCATAATCTAAATTAGTGTAATGACAAAATAAAGAAGAATAAAAATATTTTTAAAATTCTATTGTATAACATAGACAATAGAATTTAGAAAAAAGATTGGATCCATTCACCAAACATTAATGTAAAATTTCCTTCAATAATACCTGCAATGACCATCAACACCAAAGATAAAATCAGCAATACAAGTGAATGTTTAAGTATACTCTTGTTCTTATCCCATGAATCTAGAAAACTCTCTTTTAGAGTTGTATTATTATTCTTAAACAATGTTTTGAAAGTATTGAATATAAATTTGAATAAAAAAATCCCTCCTGCTGATGAAAAAACCAATGAAGGAATTTCAAAAATTCCATGAGGTAATATCAAAGCTAAGAACATAATCCAATTAGATGGATCATTTGCAGTAATTGTACCCCCAACAACACCAATAATTAATCCATTAAAAATAATGGAGAAAAATGCCATAAATGCAAATAATATTGATAAAAAATAGGTCAATAAATTAGCACGAATATTATTAAGCATCAAAGAAATTGTTAAATTATCAGATCCTCCCAGTTCCACCATATTATCTATAACTGGAGAAATTGAATCATAAATTGCATCATGGAATATTATACCAAGCACAACGGATGCAATAAAAATAACAAATAACAAAAATATTAAATTTTTGCTTTCAGATAATGCTTCTTTAACTTCATTCTTAATAATCAACAAATATCTATTCATTTAATTACCCCTAATTAAGTGGATATATCTCATTAAAAGTAATTAAAATTTTTGTTGAATAATATATTGGATATTTTTATATATTGTATATATTCAAATTTCAAAAAATAACCTTATAAAACATACTTATTTCAACTATCACATTATATGAAATTAATCAAATAGAAAAGTTTTGAAAAAAATATTTTAAAATAAATGAAAAGGTCAAGTATAAAAAAAGAAAAAATATGAGAAGTAATCTATCTAATTACTTCAACAATCATATCTAAGTTTTCAGATTGTAAGATGTCAACCTTCTTACCGGATGCACCAACAATCTCCTTTTTGATATTTAACATATCTTCAGGAACTACAATATCACCGATGGTGAGTTCATGAGATTCATCTAAGACATTAGCGATTTCTTCAATATCAGTAGATTTTAAATAACCGATAATTTTACCAGCATCTCCTTTGAATTTAGGTCCAATTTGAGACATATCCGGTTCAACTTCGATGATTTTTTCATGTACATCAGGTTTTCCAGAACTGATTTCTAAATTATTGATTTTTAAAGTACCTTCAATATCTTCACCAAATTGATTAAATACATCAACTAATTCTTTATCAGAAGTGTATACATTAACTTCTGCAAGTTCTGCATTTAATGGAATTTTAGATGCTGATTTGAATCTTCTTACTTCATCGATTAATTCAACTGTAGTTTCTCCTTTGTTTTCCACATCTTCATTAATTAACTCTTCATTTATTTCAGGCCATGAAGTTGTATGAATTGACTGATCATCGAAGTATTGGTATACTTCTTCTACAAAGAACGGAACGATAGGAGCAAGTAATTTTAAGGATGTTTCAATTACACATCTTAATGTGTATTTTGCTGCTCTTCTTGATTCATCTGATACATCATTGTATAATCTGTATTTTACAGCTTCAATATACTCATCACAGAAATCATGCCAGAAGAATTTTTCAATTGAACTGATTGTATTTGCATAGTTGTATTCAGCAAATGCAGCATCAACAGTCTTGTTTAAGTTGTTGAGTTTGGATAAAATCCATAAGTCCAATGGTCCTAAGTTATCTTTAACTTCATCGTATGATACTTCTTCATCAAAGATTTGCATGCTGATAAATCTGAATGCATTCCAGAATTTTCTTAAGAAACGGTATCCATGTTTGATTTCTTTCCAGTCAAATGCTACATCTGAACCAGGTACACTGTTTGCAGCCCATGTTCTGAGTGCATCTGCACCGTATTGTTCAATAACTTCTTCAGGACCAATTACGTTTCCTCTGGATTTACTCATTTTGTATCCGTCTTCACCGAATACCATACCATTGATTACAATATCTGAAAATGGTTTTTGACCAGTGAGAGCTAAGCATCTAAGTGTTGTGTAGAACGCCCATGTACGGATGATATCATGTCCTTGTGGACGAATATCTGCTGGGAAGTGATTAATGTAGTCTTCATCAGGCCATCCTGCAATGGATAACGGTGAAATGGATGAATCCATCCATGTATCAAGAACATCTTCTTCTCCAATAAACTCTTCGCATCCGCATTCACATGCATGTTTAGGTTTATCTTGAGTTGGATCAATTGGTAAATCTTCTGCATCAGGCAACATGACTTTTCCACAGTCTTTACAGTACCATACTGGAATTGGGGTTGCAAAAATTCTTTGTCTTGAAATACACCAGTCCCATTCCATGGAATCCGCCCAGTTTACCATACGGGATTTCATGTGTTCTGGTACCCAGTTCATTTCTTCTGCTGCATCTTTAGTCTTTTTGATTAATTCTCTTACAGCTACGAACCATTGTTTTTTAACAAGAATCTCAATAGGAGTTTTACATCTCCAACATTGACCAACATTTTGATCTACTTGTTCTTGTTTTAATAAGTAACCTTCAGCATCCAAGTCATCTATGGTTTGTTTTTTAGCACTTGGTAAGTCCATTCCAGCATATCTTCCTGCTGCTTCGGTTAACTTACCAGTTTCATCCATAATGTCAATGATTTCTAAGTCATATTTGTTTACCCAACTTACGTCAGTTTTGTCCCCAAATGTACAAATCATTACTGCACCTGTACCGAATTCAGGATCTACTTCTTCATCTGCAATGATTTTTACTTTTTGATGTGATAATGGTACTTCCACATATTTACCTAAAAGATGAGTGTATCTTTCATCTTCCGGGTGAATTACAACAGCCACACAAGCAGCCATTAATTCCGGCCTGGTAGTTGCAATTAAAATACCTTCATCTTTAGGGTCTGCTTGTTTTCCTGATGCTTGTGAAGATACAATATCATCATATGAGTCTTCTACAGCAGGGGGGAAGTTAACATAGTTCAAGAATGTGGTATTGTCACTGTATTCAACTTCTGCAAAAGCAATAGCTGTTTCACAACGAGGACACCAGTTTACAGGGTGGATACCTTGATAGATTAATCCTTCTTCATACATTTTCAAGAAAGAGTATTGGGTCCTTCTTCTGTATTCCGGAGTCATGGTAATGAATTCACGGTTCCAGTCTTGTGAGAAACCCATTGCTTTCATTTGAGATTTCATGCTAGCAATGTTTTTAGTGGTTAAATCAACACAATATTCTCTGAACTGAGCCCTAGAAACATCATTTTTCTTGATTCCATAAGTTTCTTCAACTTTTACTTCAGTTGGAAGACCGTGGCAGTCCCATCCTTGTGGGAATAATACATCATGACCTTTTAATCTTCTGTATCTTGCATTCATATCAATATAAACCCAATTTAAAACATGACCTAAGTGTATAAGTCCTGTTGGGTATGGTGGGGGAGTATCAATTATGTATCTAGGACGAGATCCATCTCCAATATATTTGTAGATGTCTTCATCTTCCCATTTTTTCTCCCAAAACTTCTCTTTTTTAAAATCATAGTCTTTAGGAATTTCTTCGTTTGACATATATTTTCTCCTAATAAATATTAGATAATAATAATATTATTAATTATGTAGTTTATTATTTAAAAAACTTTCATAAAATAAGGCGAATTTAATAAAAAAAGTAGATAAATAGTTAAAATAAACCGATTTTAACAAGTAATAGTTAACTATATTATATAATAAAACTAAAATATTAATATTATCAATCTAAAAAGGACTGTGAAAAAATGCAAATGATATGGTTTTATGTTGCTATTGTATTGGCTATAAGCGATGTATTGCACACTACTCTCATGTGGAAAGTTTTAAATAACTTTTATATATTATTAGGTGTTTTTATTCAACAATCAACACATTCTGCATGGCAAACTTGGGTAATACATGAATCAATGGAAGCCGTATTTCATTTTATCATTTTATCAATAGTTTTCTTAAACCCCACTATTGGAATATTAGCAGCCTTAATTCATTTTGTAATTGATGTATCCCATACAGTATTCATACGCAATATGGAAGAATTAGAACATAGAGCTCTTCACTTTGTTGTTGAGTCATTATTCTTTATGTTAATCTATGGATTATAAAACTAATTAATGGAGTTATTAAATGCCAGTTATAACATTCAAATATCAAGATTTAAAAGATTTAGGAATAGATATGGAAAAAGATGAACTAATTGACACATTACCAATGATGTCTAGTGATATTGAAGACTTTGATGATGAAGAAATCAAAGTAGAATTCTTCCCTAACAGACCGGACAATTTATCTGTTGAAGGAGTAGCCAGATCATTTAAAGGATTCATTGGTCAAGAAGTAGGTTTTCCAGACTATAAAGTTGAAGAATCTGGCGAATATGTTACCGTAGATGAAGATGTTGCAGCAATTAGACCATATATTGCTTTTGCTAAAATCGATAACGTTGATTTTTCAGGAGACAAACTCAAATATATTATGGATTTCCAAGAAAACCTTCACTGGGTTATTGGAAGAGACAGGAAAAAAGTTGCTATCGGTATTCACAATGCTGATGTAGTAAATAGTCCTATCAAATACATTGCAACTCCAAAAGATGCAAATGCATTTGTTCCACTCGAAAAAGACATTGCAATGACTCCAGAAGAAGTTTTAACAGAACATGATAAAGGTAAAGATTATGCTCATTTAATCCAAGATTTCGAGAAATATCCATTAATTCTTGATAAAGACGATAATGTATTATCTATGCCTCCAATCATTAACGGAGAATTGACCAAAATCAAAGAAGACGTGCATAATATCATTGTTGATGTAACTGGTACTGACGAAAAAGCAGTTAATCAAACATTAAACATCATCTGCTCATCATTTGCAGAAGTTGGTGGACAAATAAAATCCATGGAAATTAGATATGAAGATAAAACTATCATTACTCCTGACTTAACTCCACAGGAAATGAATGTTCATGTAGATACTGCAAATGAATTAATTGGTGGAACCAACTTAACTGCAGAAGACATTAAAGAATTATTATTAAAAGCACGTTTTGATGCTGAAATTATAAATGAAAATGAAGTAAAAGCAATTATTCCTTCATACCGTGTAGACATATTGCACGAAGTGGATATTGTTGAAAACATTGCGGTACAATACCACATAAACGATGTAGTTGCTGAACTTCCAGACATTAACACAGTAGCTTATGAAAACAACTGGTTTAAGGCAGAAGCAACAATTCGTGAAGTAATGATTGCAATGGGATTCCAGGAAGTAATGAGTTTAATGCTTACCAATGAAGAAGCACATTACGAAAAAATGAATCAAGAAGAAAAACCTCATGTTCAAGTTGCAAGACCTATCACAATTGACAGAACCATGATTAGAACCAGCTTGATTAACTCACTTATGGAATTCTTGGAAGACAACAAACACGAAGATTTACCTCAAAAAATCTTTGAAATCGGAGATGTATTATATTTAGATGAAACTAAAGAAAACAAAACTGTTTCCTCTAAAAAATTAGCTGCACTCGTTTGTCATTCAACTGCTAACTTCACTGAAATCAAATCAATTATGAGTACTGTATTATCCAACCTCGGATACACAATGGAAATTACAGACAGTGAAAACAAAACTTTCATTGAAGGAAGAGCAGCAGATGTAACAGGTAAAGCTCAAAAAGGTACAATCAAAGGATTCTTTGGTGAAGTATCCCCTGAAGTTATCACAAACTTTACCTTAGATTACCCAGTAATTGCATTTGAAATAGAATTTATTAACAAATAAATTCTTTAATTCTTTTTTTAATACCATAATTTTCTCATTTGTATTTCCATTTGAGAATAATTACTTATTTTTGGCATAGCATCATAATTATTAAAAATTAATATCAAAATAAGTAGGATAATTATAATAGATATTAAAATAATTGTGAATTTCCTCAATTATTCACCAACCATTGTCAAAGTTACTGTCCTATTGTTTCTTGGCCCATCTAGTTCTATGAAAAATACTGATTGCCAAGTACCCAAATCAAGTTTTCCGTTTTTAATAGGTAGTGTCTCACTTGATGATAGCAAAAATGACATTAAATGTGACCTTGCATTGTTATCAATCCTATCATGATCATAACTGAATTTGTCTGAAATCAGATTATTCAACATGAATTCAAAATCATTCAGTAATCCTGACTCATTTTCATTAACAACAATAGCTGATGTCGAATGTTTTGAAAAAATAGAAATTATCCCATCATCAATATCAATTATTTCATTAATTTTGGCAGTGATGTCAATGATTTCAAAGTTTTTATTGGTATTAATTTTTAAAGAATTAAATTTGATAGTCATTGATCATAGTTTGTTAGAACTTGTTAATAAATAAAAAAAGAAAAAGAGAATTTAATCTTCAATTTCAGGTTTTC from Methanobrevibacter sp. includes the following:
- a CDS encoding PH domain-containing protein; this encodes MGLFDKVVGHAEVGGDTAIVDEYLAPGEEIIQSFHFIRDSVILTNYGIYTIDVQGLSGKKVEVKFFPKKTIKTISFESAGSFDLDVDIKIGVSNNPIILVEGGSMNVPISFKVPKAQAEEAKQIVHLVKEHYLL
- a CDS encoding stage II sporulation protein M, with the translated sequence MNRYLLIIKNEVKEALSESKNLIFLLFVIFIASVVLGIIFHDAIYDSISPVIDNMVELGGSDNLTISLMLNNIRANLLTYFLSILFAFMAFFSIIFNGLIIGVVGGTITANDPSNWIMFLALILPHGIFEIPSLVFSSAGGIFLFKFIFNTFKTLFKNNNTTLKESFLDSWDKNKSILKHSLVLLILSLVLMVIAGIIEGNFTLMFGEWIQSFF
- a CDS encoding secondary thiamine-phosphate synthase enzyme YjbQ; translation: MTIKFNSLKINTNKNFEIIDITAKINEIIDIDDGIISIFSKHSTSAIVVNENESGLLNDFEFMLNNLISDKFSYDHDRIDNNARSHLMSFLLSSSETLPIKNGKLDLGTWQSVFFIELDGPRNNRTVTLTMVGE
- a CDS encoding valine--tRNA ligase yields the protein MSNEEIPKDYDFKKEKFWEKKWEDEDIYKYIGDGSRPRYIIDTPPPYPTGLIHLGHVLNWVYIDMNARYRRLKGHDVLFPQGWDCHGLPTEVKVEETYGIKKNDVSRAQFREYCVDLTTKNIASMKSQMKAMGFSQDWNREFITMTPEYRRRTQYSFLKMYEEGLIYQGIHPVNWCPRCETAIAFAEVEYSDNTTFLNYVNFPPAVEDSYDDIVSSQASGKQADPKDEGILIATTRPELMAACVAVVIHPEDERYTHLLGKYVEVPLSHQKVKIIADEEVDPEFGTGAVMICTFGDKTDVSWVNKYDLEIIDIMDETGKLTEAAGRYAGMDLPSAKKQTIDDLDAEGYLLKQEQVDQNVGQCWRCKTPIEILVKKQWFVAVRELIKKTKDAAEEMNWVPEHMKSRMVNWADSMEWDWCISRQRIFATPIPVWYCKDCGKVMLPDAEDLPIDPTQDKPKHACECGCEEFIGEEDVLDTWMDSSISPLSIAGWPDEDYINHFPADIRPQGHDIIRTWAFYTTLRCLALTGQKPFSDIVINGMVFGEDGYKMSKSRGNVIGPEEVIEQYGADALRTWAANSVPGSDVAFDWKEIKHGYRFLRKFWNAFRFISMQIFDEEVSYDEVKDNLGPLDLWILSKLNNLNKTVDAAFAEYNYANTISSIEKFFWHDFCDEYIEAVKYRLYNDVSDESRRAAKYTLRCVIETSLKLLAPIVPFFVEEVYQYFDDQSIHTTSWPEINEELINEDVENKGETTVELIDEVRRFKSASKIPLNAELAEVNVYTSDKELVDVFNQFGEDIEGTLKINNLEISSGKPDVHEKIIEVEPDMSQIGPKFKGDAGKIIGYLKSTDIEEIANVLDESHELTIGDIVVPEDMLNIKKEIVGASGKKVDILQSENLDMIVEVIR
- the pheT gene encoding phenylalanine--tRNA ligase subunit beta, translated to MPVITFKYQDLKDLGIDMEKDELIDTLPMMSSDIEDFDDEEIKVEFFPNRPDNLSVEGVARSFKGFIGQEVGFPDYKVEESGEYVTVDEDVAAIRPYIAFAKIDNVDFSGDKLKYIMDFQENLHWVIGRDRKKVAIGIHNADVVNSPIKYIATPKDANAFVPLEKDIAMTPEEVLTEHDKGKDYAHLIQDFEKYPLILDKDDNVLSMPPIINGELTKIKEDVHNIIVDVTGTDEKAVNQTLNIICSSFAEVGGQIKSMEIRYEDKTIITPDLTPQEMNVHVDTANELIGGTNLTAEDIKELLLKARFDAEIINENEVKAIIPSYRVDILHEVDIVENIAVQYHINDVVAELPDINTVAYENNWFKAEATIREVMIAMGFQEVMSLMLTNEEAHYEKMNQEEKPHVQVARPITIDRTMIRTSLINSLMEFLEDNKHEDLPQKIFEIGDVLYLDETKENKTVSSKKLAALVCHSTANFTEIKSIMSTVLSNLGYTMEITDSENKTFIEGRAADVTGKAQKGTIKGFFGEVSPEVITNFTLDYPVIAFEIEFINK
- a CDS encoding PAS domain-containing protein yields the protein MNFEDEPYKIETFENSLIKEHKSIKIAILIPHENNTNFIFQYMSPEFAKYYNTTSEKFIGRSIKLIYPTMSKNICSIVKNVYETKQKDTVYFYYYDNNELKYALKLNIQYTDAGYLSVLAEDYTAQIKITELSSLNKSSSYIQKTKKIAIGTRFNNGIHSWSDGIYEILEREPHSSDKTHNIIFDIVVPEEREKLEELKQFLRDNPKKAYEEIFSILTDTNKIKSIKIDIKKIFDDNNELIKTVAILYDVTEELKTQKNTEY